Genomic window (Vitis riparia cultivar Riparia Gloire de Montpellier isolate 1030 chromosome 4, EGFV_Vit.rip_1.0, whole genome shotgun sequence):
GACCTTGACTCTTTTGGCAACTTGGCATGGGAGGGGGACAGCCTAGCATTGCAGTTTCAACCAAACAAGAGCCACGAATCACCCTGCAGATTTaatatttgacaaaataattAAGAGTGTGTTCTCCACAATGAGATGACAGCGTATAGCTGATTGATTGCGAAAGTTGTAGCCAAACCCATGTTCAATGGATCGCAAAGAGTTGAAGAAGAGGCATCAGAGGCTCATCCACCACTCAACACCTCAAGATTACTCAATTTGCTTGACCACAAGTTGACGTTGTTAATTTCGTTAGGTAAGCATTCTTTTTGTCAAACCAAGTGGTCTAATGTCTAACAGAAGCGTCAAATACAGCAACACAAAAGCACAGTCCTCCGAGATGTAATTGATTAAAGTGTTCATCACTTTTTGACTTCATCCAATGTGCCaaaggcaaaaaaataaaattcaataaccAAGGAGAGGAAATCCCCAAAATCTTTGTTTGGCTTGTAGGGATTATGGAACTTCCATCCCCCAATTGTGCAATTATTTGAGGTAATATATTAGGAGCTAATCAAAGCTTATCGAAGAGATTCGGCGTGATCTAGGTGTTTGATAAAGCAACAGTGTTTATGTGTCTCGTCAAGCAAATCAATTATAACATGCACTTGTGTGAATAGGGGATGAGAGCAAGTTTCAAAGTTCAAACGTACATGACCCTAAAAGTTTCTGACTTTTTCGTTGAATTTGCATATACAAGACAAAAAGTTTGGTAACTTTTTTGACCCTCGGATTATCCTAGAATGCACAAGTAGGTTTTGGGTTGTTGAATTTCTGGTTTGCCAACAGGCCAAGAACCTTCAACTTCGACTGATAAAGCCATGATTTGGGGTGTTAGGGGGTTTTTGAGTATGAAGCAGCAGGCAGAAGTACCAACTTTAGGAAATCATGGCATGGGAACAGATCATTTAATCAAAGCATTGGCACCTTACTTTATGTATTCTTCATTGTATCACAAGGTTCAATTGTCAGCCACAGCTGGATCCTTATTCCTGAAGTGTCTTGGAAAAAGTGAAAAGGTAAAAGGATAGTAACCATGAACAGATTATTGCTTGCTTAAACATGAAACAATCTacaaaacaaaagtaaaaaacatGGTACAGAGGTTAGGGTCATAGTGCTTGAGACTCCATCTCAAACCATATAGATAGGGTCCTAGCTCCTTCTGAGACACATCATACAGGAGATTATTAAGAAAACATTTAAGCTCTAAAACCCAGATGGATATCAAGTAAGGACAGTAAAACAGCACTGTCCCAAATCATAAACAACATTCAAAAAGTCAAGAGTCACCATTAGAAGCAAAACTAATAAAAGTGAGAACTCTGGTGTGTTTTACAGGTCTCAGATGGAGTACTGACTTGAGGACTACATCAGGGAGATTGATCAACCCCGGTTCTTAAGGGCTCTGGCTCTGTGCCTTCTCTTAAAGACATCTTGCCTGAATCTCTTGGTCTCATCCTCTATCTCCATGAAGGGTCTCTGCTCTATACATTCCTTTTCAGTCTCCAACATCCTTTGCCTCTTTAGCACGGCCATGGCTGCAGCCTTGTTCTCCAGCTGTTGTCGTTCTGCCTCTTCCTATAAATTCTTACCCATTAGTAACTGCAGATATATCTATATAGACATGTATAGATGCTTGCATTTATAATATGTATGCATTGTGTCAAATGATCATCCAACAATGGACCACTGGGTACCACCCCTTGCTGGGATGATGGTGACTTGACTTAATTGGTCTCACAAATTGTGTCCTTGTCCATCATGATCATGGTGTTTCCTTCCGAAATGGGGATATTATGACTTTAAATTATCCATCTATTATTTCGAAAACAAACAGAATCGATAATGATAAAATGTAACCAGTGAAAggtaaattataatttatttttcttctcttttaatgAAAAGAACTGTATACCAGAAAAAATCCAAGCCAAGTTGCCAAGATAATCATGACATCCTATTTAATTTAGTGTAGTAAATAGAAGAGAAAGAACCTGGAGATCACGAATGAGACCGTCGAGggatttaatttttctatgtgGCCAACGAGGAATGCCAAATTCTCTGCACTTCCTCTTGAGCACTGTTagtccaattttcaaattccttgatgcTTCCACCATTGGAACATCAAAGTACTTGACAAGATCCTCTAAAGCAATTTTAGCTACATCTTCACTTGCTGCcctctttttcttcattatgaTACCTGCAATTTTCCACCCAATTTACAATCTCATCACATTTAACAATGATGGTGGAACTatataattgaaaaagaaatcctACAAATCTATCCCAGGAATCAATCAGAAAAATAATCTCCAGGCATTGTAAGAAGAAATATCAGAACTACTCAGAATTCCTAGGCATTGGAACATTCCAGAACTTGCTGTCTCGTCttataatgaaaagaaaatccaCGTCTGTATTTTTTTCCTGCCTTCAAATGTGCGCAGCAGCTGAGggtgaaataattaaaacttaGACACTTCAGCTCTATATCATCATAATGTTACACAAAACGAAAGTTTCTGCTCCATAGATCCAACAGTTTCTCATGTTGGAGATGGTCTGATTAATAGAAAATAGGAAGCTAGGAAAATAAACCTGGTGCCTCTTTATCGTTTTCTTGATTCTCAGATGTCTCTGGTGTAGCAACCAGACAAGGAGGACAATTAAGGTCAAACATGAACAGTGTTCTTTTTGATTGATCATCTTTGTTCGGTTCATGAATTTCTTCAGATAGAACATGAGATGGCTCTTTGTTCTCCAGTCTGCATCCCAACTcaaaaatgatttgaagatcATTGGCCAATGCCGGGATGGATGCCAGTTTGGGATTactgaaagataaaaaaataccaTAAGGAAGGTTAAGTTAACAATGGGCAACTTAATTGAGATAAAACCTAAAAATACAACACAAAATCTCTTGAATATATAATTACTTATTTTCCTGTTGATCACATCCAAACATGTGTTTTGGGCAGGACAAAAATACTAAGGAGCCACCACCTATAAAAGAAATTGTTTCAAGTACTCAAGTTTCCTAATCTGAGGCATTGGGTTCAAACTAATTTCTTGTTGATTCATCACAGCCAAAGATATCTTCATATTGCCATTAGGTGATGATAATGCCTAGCCCTGATCCAGTGCAGTGGCTTGGTCTTCTAGGATCAGATTTCTGTAGAGCCAAATTGCTGCACAGGTAAAACAATCCACTCAGCATTGCACATCTACAGTAGAAGCCTAGAACAATAGAGCTGGAATTTACAGTGTGGGAAATTGAAATATGAAGTCAAAATGACAGTAAGAAAGGACGAAGACATATATTAGTTTCCATGAAGAGGGAACAAAAGAACCTCAGGAGCACACAAAAGAAGAGGCGACATTATCATGGTTTCATTTGTATGCATATAAACTTGAAATGTTTGGTGTATCATTTCAAGgcaatctatatatataaggcTGCCACGGATCATCCAACAATTAGTTTGAACCCATTTACTAGGAAGTCGCATGTCTACTCTGAGACAAAAGGTTTAGAGAATAAAGTTTGTAAGCTCaataaatcattatatggtcttaaacaagccTCTAGACAATGGAATGGAAAGTTTaaggaagaaattaaaaaatttcgcTTCAAGAATGATAAATTAGATGATTGTTTGCTTACCAAAGAAAGTGGAAATTCATGCATTGTAACTAcactttatgttgatgatatataATAATTGCATTAGCTATgcttggttcttggaaaatttgagggaaagaaaataaagaggaaaagtgaaaggaaaataaaaaagatttaaaatcaataaattattttcatatactcCTTCAAAATggtttcacttattttcctctattatttaaagattaaataattttaaaatatataaatttctaactaattttaattatatttgattttctttcgtatttttcataacgaaaccaaacatgagaaaccattttccttaacattttttttcttcctttaatactttccgggaaccaaacatagcctaactGTTTCAATTGGAAAAATAACACAATATCTTTGGAATGAATGTGagggataaaaaaattttaagtataatATTACTAATTTACTTGTTTAGTCTTAGAGATAGAGTTGTGTTGTGTAGGGCTTTGTATCCAGGGACCAATACTTCCAATAGTCCACCAACAATAGTAGTGTCTTTAGTGGCAAGTTCTGGTTGAACTCAAAGGTAACATCTTTATGGTTGGCAAATTCATGAGAGGATCATCACAAAAATATgataagaaaattcataaaactaTACTTTAGAGTTGTCAATTCAGTTCAATCAAATaatcaaccaaaaaaacaaaagaaaatcacaGAGAAAAAATCATTTGTCCAATTGAGACACAACTTtaccaaaacaaaatcaaagaaattgaGAGAGAAAATCAGAAGGGAGAAATGGGTTACCGAGAGATCATCAGAATCGGAGGAATGCGGTCCAAAATAGGAGGATGATGAGGACCGAAGGCAAAGAAGCAGACCCACGACGCGATCACACGCCCTGCACACACTTCTGAAATGCAGAAGTTCTGCAATCTGAGAAATGGGCTTGCTGCCATTTCCACATACGACCCATCCTCTGAAAACAAGAACTCCCTCTCAACTTCAACTTCCTTCCCGTCCTCAAATCGGTACGCATGCAAGCTCCTCACCGACTCTGCACAACACACCCCCACAAAAAAACCAACCAAACGTTTCAAAAATCACTCAGTCCCAGAAACACCCACCACGAAATCGACTACTGGAAAAACACccagaaaataaaattcaaaattcggAGTAAATAATtgacaaaacaaaaacagaatCACTGAACTCCGGAAGAGCACAAAGATTAGGTACCAAAATTGAGGCTGTGTTTGAAAACAAGTAGAGCAGAGAGGGAATGGGGTTGATGAGAATCCATGGAAGAGCAGACAACAAATCATGACTCAGTGAGATGAATGCATATCTGTAGATGACATAGCGAGAAAGCTCAGAAAGCAAAACTGTGTGCACCAGAGAAAATCGCGTGACAAACAATCCAGGCTTGCATGATTTTTGGTTTCGCCTCCTGCCaaagcaaaataaatatttgatttattacttttattttattttatttattttttattttcctttctcccTGATTTCCTtactgttttttatttaatttatttattgcgAATAAATAAAGTTTGATGATGAAGTGGTGATAAtcttttgtaattaatttttttcttaagataAATTAAGCTttcattaaatgagtttaattatttaattccatttttagacaggataataaaatgataaaaaatagttaattttattcaattattataataaatatatttcctattatttttattttttattttcactaacATCCCGATCtctcaaattaagaaaaatatttaataaagttttaaacTTATGACGATCAGACTTATTTagtcaatattttaaaaaaggtgAACGAATTTAACCCTGAAAAAAcctcattttgattatttttataaaaatttagagaaaaaatactaattttcgATATCATTTTATTGTTTGTATGGATTGATTTGCAATATTTGGACATTGACTAGTAAATGAGTAAATGGTTAAATGTCTAGAAgtagataacaaaaaaaaaaaattcaacaaccATATTTTAACATCAATTACTCCAACAACAGAAATTTTGTCCAAGCTAAGGTTGGACggagaaaaatataagaagagGAAGACACGTGTGTTATGAATTTGTAAGTGCAAAATAGTTTGTTCTCTTAAGGGTAATTTTATCAACTCTGACGTGACCGATGTCCAACACTCAATACTTCAAAACCTTCTTTGATGTTCCAACACCacgaaaatattttttttctaatttttgtccactttttaaaaagtttttactaCTCAATCACttctaaattat
Coding sequences:
- the LOC117912334 gene encoding protein RKD5 isoform X2 codes for the protein MAASPFLRLQNFCISEVCAGRVIASWVCFFAFGPHHPPILDRIPPILMISRNPKLASIPALANDLQIIFELGCRLENKEPSHVLSEEIHEPNKDDQSKRTLFMFDLNCPPCLVATPETSENQENDKEAPGIIMKKKRAASEDVAKIALEDLVKYFDVPMVEASRNLKIGLTVLKRKCREFGIPRWPHRKIKSLDGLIRDLQEEAERQQLENKAAAMAVLKRQRMLETEKECIEQRPFMEIEDETKRFRQDVFKRRHRARALKNRG
- the LOC117912334 gene encoding protein RKD5 isoform X1 → MDSHQPHSLSALLVFKHSLNFESVRSLHAYRFEDGKEVEVEREFLFSEDGSYVEMAASPFLRLQNFCISEVCAGRVIASWVCFFAFGPHHPPILDRIPPILMISRNPKLASIPALANDLQIIFELGCRLENKEPSHVLSEEIHEPNKDDQSKRTLFMFDLNCPPCLVATPETSENQENDKEAPGIIMKKKRAASEDVAKIALEDLVKYFDVPMVEASRNLKIGLTVLKRKCREFGIPRWPHRKIKSLDGLIRDLQEEAERQQLENKAAAMAVLKRQRMLETEKECIEQRPFMEIEDETKRFRQDVFKRRHRARALKNRG